The following are encoded in a window of Synechococcus sp. PCC 7335 genomic DNA:
- a CDS encoding DUF6851 domain-containing protein produces the protein MTNPQLVLNPRTQFVTVEDASPTVSVRWDRVVQNAVINTGVGPTIASRAYAIMHTAMYDAWSAYSTDAVSTQTGDSLQRPASEHTDANKTEAMSFAAYRVLLELFPEAETSLLFDNLMTELGFNTGNKTVDPSTAAGIGNLSAEALMAFRRTDGSNQINGYEDTTGYEPVNKDVDSIQNLEKWTPETIPIPSAGSSANTSSRMQMFLTPQWSVVTPFALESSSALRPEAPEPFLLVDAFVDLESRTITLAGEREARVITADMVGKAGEPGKFINQRFIDQAERVVRASAALTDIQKLIAEFWEDAGGTSFPPGTWHTFGEYVSARDSHSLDEDALMFLSLSNAIFDAGVATWEAKVFYNYVRPIRAIRELGMLGLLNDGTVGKDEITGEEGFVIEAWGGSAQGTRTILANNFLTYQTPDGDPSPPFAEYTSGHSSFSAAGAEILKRFTGEDDFGSSITFDIGTSRFENLFTPKEEITLSWDTFTEAADEAGLSRIYGGIHFEDGDLNGRALGRQVAESAWNKVQDLANGADVVTLDFTADEFSADSEVGCFVVDDTNGTMDGLSPDDAGYLAVAMARSSVLFSALPEDADVEARFEAISTRSFLQGSYVRFFSISAGTVDTFLHTGSGQVSLSGIERIDETSRLELTLADLNMTASLAESTGIGTGLQGSASAEVLDLTKLEAATEATFTVQREAAFNNVVGFYLIDDLTGRVIDSEGNVFDPENTTDYVQAALANRITELSLSSLNNGVSTFSTTLEAGQILAPFIVVDGTIDELIDEDASNDPAIYTPFLGANLDSADHVRLFGNNTFGFEDLVSGGDQDFDDLIVQVDFL, from the coding sequence ATGACTAACCCTCAGCTCGTTCTCAACCCTAGAACTCAATTTGTCACGGTTGAAGACGCCTCTCCGACTGTTTCAGTTCGATGGGATCGCGTCGTACAGAATGCCGTCATCAATACGGGCGTCGGGCCTACAATTGCGTCGCGTGCCTATGCCATCATGCATACGGCCATGTATGATGCCTGGTCTGCATACAGCACTGATGCCGTTTCTACCCAAACTGGCGATAGTCTACAAAGACCTGCTTCAGAACATACTGATGCCAACAAGACTGAAGCCATGAGCTTTGCCGCCTATAGAGTCCTCTTAGAACTATTCCCGGAGGCGGAAACCAGTCTTCTGTTTGACAACCTGATGACTGAGTTAGGCTTTAACACTGGCAACAAAACTGTCGACCCTAGTACTGCTGCTGGTATTGGCAACCTCTCTGCTGAAGCTTTAATGGCATTTCGCCGTACGGATGGGTCAAACCAGATCAATGGATACGAAGACACTACTGGCTACGAGCCTGTCAATAAAGACGTAGATAGTATTCAGAACCTCGAAAAATGGACACCAGAAACGATCCCTATTCCTAGTGCTGGATCATCTGCAAACACTTCGAGTCGTATGCAGATGTTCCTGACTCCGCAATGGTCGGTTGTGACACCCTTTGCGCTAGAGTCATCTAGTGCTCTTAGACCTGAAGCTCCCGAACCATTCTTGCTAGTCGATGCCTTCGTCGATTTGGAGTCTAGGACAATCACCTTAGCAGGTGAGCGCGAGGCTAGAGTCATCACTGCTGACATGGTGGGTAAGGCGGGTGAGCCGGGTAAGTTCATTAATCAGCGCTTTATAGATCAAGCTGAGCGTGTTGTACGAGCTAGCGCAGCACTGACGGATATACAAAAGCTGATTGCAGAATTTTGGGAAGATGCAGGGGGAACCTCCTTCCCACCCGGCACTTGGCATACCTTTGGTGAGTATGTTTCTGCTAGAGATAGTCATAGCCTAGATGAAGATGCGCTGATGTTCCTTAGCCTTAGTAATGCCATCTTTGATGCCGGTGTCGCAACCTGGGAAGCAAAAGTCTTCTATAACTATGTTCGTCCGATTAGAGCTATCAGAGAACTTGGCATGCTAGGACTGCTAAACGATGGCACAGTAGGTAAAGACGAAATCACGGGTGAAGAGGGCTTTGTAATTGAAGCCTGGGGTGGGAGTGCTCAAGGAACAAGAACGATTCTAGCCAACAATTTCCTTACCTATCAGACACCTGACGGAGATCCTTCTCCACCCTTTGCAGAATATACCTCCGGTCACAGTTCTTTCAGCGCAGCGGGGGCAGAGATTCTAAAGCGATTCACTGGCGAAGATGATTTTGGAAGTTCGATCACCTTTGATATCGGAACTTCTCGCTTCGAGAATTTGTTCACTCCTAAAGAAGAGATTACGTTAAGTTGGGATACATTTACAGAAGCTGCTGACGAGGCAGGACTCTCTCGCATCTATGGTGGAATTCACTTTGAAGACGGCGATCTAAACGGTCGGGCGCTGGGTAGACAGGTTGCTGAGAGTGCCTGGAATAAAGTTCAAGACCTTGCGAATGGCGCAGATGTTGTTACCCTCGACTTCACAGCAGATGAGTTCAGTGCTGACTCAGAAGTGGGCTGCTTTGTCGTAGATGATACAAATGGCACTATGGATGGCCTTTCTCCCGATGATGCAGGCTACCTTGCTGTAGCGATGGCTCGTTCTTCTGTTTTGTTCTCTGCGCTTCCTGAAGATGCCGATGTAGAAGCTCGTTTCGAGGCTATCAGCACGCGCTCTTTTTTGCAGGGCAGCTATGTTAGGTTTTTCTCGATTAGTGCTGGAACGGTTGATACGTTTCTGCATACTGGCAGCGGACAGGTGTCACTGTCTGGCATCGAACGGATTGATGAAACGAGTAGGCTAGAGCTAACGCTAGCTGATCTCAACATGACGGCTTCGCTAGCAGAGTCGACAGGAATAGGGACCGGTTTGCAGGGCAGTGCCTCAGCAGAGGTCCTTGACCTGACGAAGTTAGAGGCTGCTACGGAGGCTACCTTTACGGTTCAAAGAGAAGCTGCTTTTAACAACGTGGTGGGATTCTATCTCATCGACGACCTGACAGGGAGAGTCATAGACTCCGAGGGTAATGTTTTCGACCCAGAGAACACAACAGACTATGTCCAAGCTGCCCTTGCGAACCGGATCACCGAGCTCTCACTGTCTTCTTTGAATAATGGAGTCAGCACATTTTCCACGACGCTAGAGGCAGGTCAGATTTTGGCTCCTTTCATAGTGGTAGACGGCACGATTGACGAACTGATAGATGAGGATGCCAGTAACGATCCTGCTATCTACACTCCATTCTTAGGCGCAAACTTAGACAGTGCTGACCATGTTCGTCTGTTCGGTAACAACACCTTTGGTTTTGAAGATTTAGTCAGTGGAGGAGATCAGGACTTTGATGATCTTATTGTTCAGGTAGATTTTCTTTAG